AAGTACCATGCTATGGTGGAGACGGCCAAGAAAGCGATAAAACGCGGATCGTACGCGATGGCTTATTCTCTGCTCCGAGATTCCCAAATGCTGGCCGGATATGAACGATCGGACACTACGTTGGATTTGATTGTCCGTTTGAGGGACCACGGGCGACGCGTTGGATTGCATGGGGCTTGGAAACGTAAAGATGTGGAGACAACCTCCGGGGTCATGGATATAGCATTTTCGCCATCCGCAATCTATTTTACCACTGCCCATGCCGACCATACGATTCGATTGTGGAGCACGACGACTGGAGAAAATATCAAAGTATTCAAGGGGCATACCAATCTCGTCACATCCCTGGCGTTGTCCGTGAACGGAAGAGAAATGATCTCCGGGAGCGACGATCGCTCTGCCAGAGTGTGGGACATTAACACGGGAAGGAATTATCTCGTCTTGAAGGGACACACCGAGAGCGTCAGCTCGGTGGATTACGCTCGCGACGGGAGCATGGCTGCAACCGGGTCATGGGATTGTACCAGCAGGATATGGCGATTGCCGGAAGGTTCCCAGGTCAAGGTTCTCAAGGGACATGACGAAAGGGTCACGTCGATTGCTTTCGGCCAGGACCCCGGATATCTTGTCACAGCCGGATACGACGGAATTGTCAAAATGTGGGAAATCTCTTCCGGACGCGTTCTGCGCGACCTCAAAGGCCATAAGGACCGAATTATGTGTCTGGAGGTTTCTCCTGCGGGAGATCTGCTCATTTCCGCCTCCATGGACGGAACGGTGAGAGTGTGGGACTTCAGGAAAGGCACATGCCTTAGGGTTCTTGAAGTCAACGAAATGGGAGTCCGGACTGCAGCGTTCTCACAAGATCAAAAGTACCTCGTAACTGGCGGGCCTGATACCGTACTGAGGATCTGGGATATCGAAAAAGGTGAGTGCCAGAGAGCGTTCCAGGGCCATTCACGAGAAATTACCGGGGCCAAGTTTTCATCCAACGGGCGATTTGTGGTAAGTTCATCGGTAGATGGAAATGTCATGATCTGGGAATTGGATTGGGACTGGGAATTTGACCCGCAGAAGAACAATGAAAGACCTGTATAAAAGCAATTTTTGCCTCGATAAGTGATCCAACGGCCTTACTCTCTCCTGTGTTTGGCTCCATTTGTTTCGCTATCTGGTGTTTGAGACAATCATGATTCGAAAAAACAGACCAATATGGAAACTTCCCGATTTTGAGGACAGGCTGGAAAAGATCCTCAGCACGAGACAGAAACTGGTCCTGCCGCCTGACAACAATATTACTGCTGCGGTGCTCGTTCCGTTGTTTTGCAAGAACGGATCGCGTCACGTGCTCTTGACCAAAAGATCCGATTTTGTTGAGCACCACAGAGGGGAAATCTCTTTTCCCGGAGGGAAACTCGACGCGTGTGACATTACGATCCTGGATTGCGCTCTTCGGGAAACAGCGGAAGAAATCGGAGTAGATCCGGCTCACGTGCGGATACTAGGCGAATTGGATGATTTCTATACTGTGGCCACCGGTTTTCGGGTGATTCCTTTTGTGGGACTTATCCCATATCCGTATGAGTTCCGGACCAGCGTTCGCGAGATTTCAGGACTCTTGGACGTGCCACTGGACGTGTTCTTCGATCCCGCAAAACGGTCTGAAGAGATCTGGATGATTCGAGATGAACCTGTGGAAGTAGTTTCCTATCTCTGGGAAGGACACAACATCTGGGGAGCAACAGCTCGCATTCTCAAACATTTCACAGAAATTACCGAGGAATGGCAAGGTGTTCAGGATGAATCCAATGACTGATGGACAGCTCCCTCAGGATTTCCTGAAATGTGTGGATTTTCACGGTCATGTGTGTCCCGGTCTGGCTATAGGATACGCCGCTGTCAGACGCGTGGGGCTCCTGTCGAGACACGATTCTTACTGCTTTATTGAAGAAAAGGTTTCATCATATGAAAGTAGCAGATCATTTTTATGTATATTTATGGGACAATCCCCGAGAGAATAACTGCAATACGGTTTTCATTGATGGCAAAGTTCCCGTGCTTATAGATCCGGGACATCTGCATCGCGTACCCAATCTCAAAGAGCGTATGATTGCAGACGGTGTCGACCCTGAAAAAGTCAAGGTCGTCATAGTCACCCATGCCCACCCCGACCATTTTGGCGGCGCTACGGCATTCAAACATGCCAAGACAGCGCTATCCCTTCAAGAGGAAGAGTTCATCGAGAAAGTGGCTGCTCCAATGTACGCGCGTCAGGGCGCGGAGATGCCTAATTACAGGATCGACTTCTACTTGCAGGACGGCGATCTCATTCTGGGAAAACACGAATTCCGGATACTCCTGACACCCGGCCACAGTCCGGGAGGATTATCTGTGTATTGGCCGCGCTACAAGGCATTGTTCCCCGGAGATGTGGTATTTTCTCAGAGTATCGGCCGGGTAGATTTACCAGGTGGAGACGTCAAGGCGCTGCAGGGAAGCGTGCAAAAATTATCCGAGCTGGAAGTGGATCTGATCGTTCCCGGTCATGGGCCTGCGATTCAAGGGGCATCGAATGTCCTCAAGAACTTTGATTTCATTAAGAAAGCTTTCTTCGGCGCGATGTAGCGAACCGATGTACAAAAATTCGGCAGGCTGCGGCCAAAACTTTATACAAATTAAAACTTAATAATTCTGGTCGATTATGAAAAGCACGCTCCGATGTTCAAAAATTTTGACAAACTATGACCTGATTTTCGAATTGTTGATGGATGGCTGGTTCAATGAAGTTGGCTGCAACGTGGTGAATTCAGGAGATAAATTAGGGGTGAGCCGGTTCCGATTTGAAATGGCACGCAGATTGCTCTATACCGGGTCAAGAAAAAGAATCTATTCCTCCTACGCCAACTGCAATTCGACAGTTGGTTTTTTTTTGAATGTGACGGTTAGCGGAAGACAAATCTGATGATGGTGATTAAGAACAGCTCGGCTCGATTCCGGGTTGCGGTGATTGCCTTTTTTTTCATATTCCTGTGTTCATCTTTTTCTTCAGGCGAATCCCCCCGCAAAATACTCGTATTGCCGTTTCACGTCGAGAGTTTGGAACGGGATCTGCTGAATTTCAGCGACCATGTAAATCGAAGTGTTCGGAAAGCGATGGAGAATCTCGGCAGCGAATTCTCTTTGGAACCGGAACGATCGTCACGAGAATTGCTGAAAGAGAAAAGCGCGCCTGAAACCGAAGAAGAAGCTCTATCCATTGCTCTGGAAAATCATGCGGACCTGGTGGTGTACGGATTTCTCACCCAGGATGAGTCCCAGTTCCGATTGAAAGGGGTCATGTGGGACGTCTCGAGCGGTAGAGCGATAGTGTCCACCGATATGACGGTTGCAAACATTCACGCGCTTGCCGGCGTGTTGCAGCTTTTTATCGCATCACTCGACAAACGATTGCACGGGACTCCTCGACTCACCTTTTATCAAAGCGAACCGCCTGTTTCTCCGGATCTGAAGCAATTACATCGACTGCCGACGTTAGTGGCTCTTCCCAGGAACACAGGACCGTGGAGAAGCTCAGAAATCGGATCTGCCCTGCTCGGTCTCGATGTGGGAGATCTCGACGGTGACAAGAAGAATGAGATTGTGTTCCTGGAGGAATCGGGGCTCACCATTCACCGATTCGAAAACGGCACGTTGAGGCCGCTCACACAATTTGCTGAATCTCCTGCCCAGTACATCAGTGCCGAAATCGAGGATTTGGATGGGGACGGAATAGCAGAGCTCATCCTTTGCTATCAGACTCCCGCAGGTGTGGAGTCCGCAGTAGCACGGTATCTCAACAGAAATTTCAGGATCGTAACCAAACTGCGCCATGTGATACTCAAGAGCATACGTGACGACATCGGGAATACCAAAAAGAGGATTCTTGTAGGACAGAGAACCGATGCTGCCGACATGTTTTCAGGAGAAATGGTTCTGTATAATCTGCAGGGAGATACCGTCAAAGAGGACGGAAACATCCAGTTGCCACCGGGAACTCTGATCCTGAGTTACGATTCCGGCGAACTCGGCAAACCGGGTCAGCATTTCAGGGCTATTTTGAATCAAGATCAACGGCTGATGTTGTTCGATCGCGAGAATCGGCTTATTTCCAGCGTGTCTGATCGAATATTCGGACATTATCGGCGGCTGCGTATTCTGGCAGGTTCGACCATGCGGCAAATCATATGTCCCGGAAGGATTTTCATAGCCGATACAAAAGGAGAAGGAGAAAACGAACTCCTGGTCATGAAAAGCAGCGATCGAGGCAGTTACATCCAGGCACTCGGATGGAACGGCACTCAACTCGCCGAAAAATGGAAGACCGTGGAAAACCAGGGAAACATCTCAGATTTCAGGATACGCGATTTTAAGAATGCAGGTAATCAATCTCTCGTGATGATACTCGTCAAACCCATGCAGTTTCTCGCCCTCTCAGGCCCACGAAGCGTAATTTTCGCATTCGATCTGCTCCGGTAATTACTTCCACGCCAAGCATCCCCGGAACAAAATGCCACAGAACGTAGATCCGGATCACGCGTAAAATCCTGGAGAATTACAGGACAAATCGTTGGTGAGAAGATGTCGTCCTCATTTTAACGAACATTCTTGACGCCTTGTTCAGAACAAAGTACGTTGCGGAACCAATTAGCAGGTCTTTGGGGCATATGAAATGGACTGGCGACTTACCTCAATTGAAATTCAAGGATATCGGCCGTTCAAGGAAGCTGTATTCACCTTGGGTCCTTTGGTTGTGCTGGTTGGAGCAAATGGAGCAGGGAAGTCCAGCCTTTTTGAGTTCCTAAGATTTTTGAGGGATAGTGCATATCAGGAACTCCCTGCTGAAATTGTTGCTGGCTCTATCGGTCAACAAATTTTCCATATTCCGGGACCGGAGAAATTTTCCTGGAAAGCCGAAATCGATACCCGTCAGAGCGTTCCTATTGTTTACGAAGGGGAGGTCCTCGGTCCGGTAGGCCGCGTTCATGTCTCATCATTGATAGTGAGATCCCAAAGACCAGTAGGAGGAAATCTTAAACCATTCGTACTCATGGAAGTTCATGAACGTAAGGGGGAGGCATATGAATTTGACCCAGTTGAAGATCGCTACATTAGTCAAAAGATCGAGTTGACGAAAGCTAACCAGTCAGCTCTCAGCATTATGACAAATCCTGCATTTACGACGTTATACAATTTGAAAGAATATCTTACTGGGTGGCGATTTTACAGCTCTTTCGCGATAGCAAACGAGAAGATTAGAAGATCAGTACCTGTAGAACAGGAACCGGTCCTGCATGAAGATGCCGGCAATCTGAGTTCAGTGCTTCACTATCTTATGCTCGAGCACCGTGAACAATTCGATGAGCTACAACAGTTCCTGCGCTTAACCATCCCGGGTTTTGCAGGGTTATCCGTAAAAGCGCGAGGCGGCCCCGGAGAGGTGATGGCCTTTTGGCAAGAAAAGGGGATAGATCGGGAATTGAGTCTCGCCGATTTGGCTGATGGAATACTCAGGCTCATTTGTTGGGCCACTATTTGTGTTCATCCCCATCCACCGCGACTCATTTGCATTGATGAGCCGGACCAGGGAGTTCATCCAAGAACGCTGCCGATTTTGGCCGGTTTTTTTCAGAAGGCATCTGAGCGGACCCAGATACTATTGGCCACCCACGCATCATATTTCTTGACTCAGTTTGATCTGGAGCATATCGCTGTCATGCGAAAAAATATGGGAAGGGCGGAATTCGTGCGACCTCATGACTCAGCCGCGCTCAGAGCAAATCTGGAAGACTTCGGGCCCGAAGAATTGGAGGCACTGCATCGGAGTGATGAACTGGAGCAACTTCCATGAAAGTGCTGGTATATGTGGAAGGTCCCTCCGATAAAGCTGCCATGGAAACTTTGCTATCCCCTCTTCTGGAACGTAAACAGCGTGAAGGTGTTCGCATCAGTTTCCATGAGGCACCTACTGGCGACAGGAAGAAATCGGTTCTCCTCAAGATTCCGGTTAAGGCAGTCAACATACTGCGTAACGATCCTGAAACTATGGTTGTGGCTCTACCGGATTTGTATCCGAAAAATAAAGGATTTCCCCATTCAACTCCAGAGGAATTGCGGTCAGGAGTGATAGACCAATTCGAGAAAGCTCTTGTCAACAAGGGAGTTGAAGATCATAGGATGTTAAACCGGTTCAAGGTCTTCTGCTTCAAACACGATATGGAAGCGCTACTTCTTGCGGCAGAAGACTCGCTCAGACAACGTATAGGCCCACCGCGACTCATGTGCTCGTGGATTCACCCTGTAGAGAACCAAAATCACGACATACCGCCCAAGCGGGTTGTGGAAGAGGTGTTTTCTCAACGGAATCAAAGATACCGAGATACCGTGGATGCACCAATGATTCTCGCCGAAGCCGAATATCAAGATTTGATGGAGGAGTGCAATCAGTGTTTTCGACCGTTTGTTGAATTTCTGGAAAACTGCCGAGAATAACTGCCTGGTGTCCATCCTACCGATTCTCATCGTGACTCACTGACTTTATCTGTTCATGCTCGGCAACTAACCATAAAAAAAGGGAAAACCCTTTTCGGAGTTTTCCCTAATTCAACAGTAATCGAAACGAATCGATTTATAAATTCTTACATAACGAAGGGGACAACCAACAAGGCCACCATGTTGACGACCTTGATAACCGGGTTCAGAGCCGGGCCCGCGGTATCTTTGTACGGGTCGCCGACGGTGTCGCCGGTAACAGCGGCTTTGTGAGCCTCAGAGCCCTTGCCGCCCAGATTGCCTTCTTCGATGTATTTCTTCGCGTTATCCCAGGTGGCTCCACCGGTGGTCATTGCGATCGCGAGGAACAGCCCCACTACGATACTACCGATGAGAGCGCCGCCGAGAGCTTCTCTACCAAGACCGGGGATGAATGCCACGGCCAGCGGAATGGCAACGGGCAGGAGAGAAGGAATAACCATTTCCCTCTGGGCTGCCGCAGTAACCAGGTCCACGCATTTGCCGTATTCGGCTTTGACTCCCGGTAATCCTTCCTTGAGTCCTGCGATTTCACGGAACTGTCTTCGCACTTCGTCAACGATGGCGCCGGCTGCCTTGCCCACCGCGAGCATACAAAGAGCTGCAAAGAAGTAAGGAATGATCCCGCCGATAAGAAGTCCGACGATAATCTTGGGATTGGAAAGATCGAACGACATTGCCTTACCGGAAAGCTCTTCAATCGCTCTTGTGTACTCGGCAAAGAGCACCAGAGCTGCGAGAGCAGCGGAGCCGATGGCATAGCCTTTGGTAACCGCTTTGGTGGTATTTCCAACTGCGTCCAACGGGTCGGTTCTGTTACGTACTTCGTCGGACAGTTCGGCCATTTCAGCAATACCGCCCGCGTTGTCGGTAATAGGACCGTAGGAGTCGATGGCAACGACCATACCGGTCATGGAAAGCATGGAAACAACCGTAATTGCAATGCCGTACAGACCCGTTCCTGTGCCGCCCTGTACTCCGGAAAAACCGCCGCCCATTCCGTACCCGATCAGTATTGATACCGCGAGCACGATAACAGGCAACACGGTGGACATCATACCAATAGCCAATCCGGCGATGATGTTGGTGCCGTGACCGGTGGAGCTGGCTTTGGACACGTACTTAACCGGACCGTACATACCCGTGAAATACTCGGTGATGACAACGATCAAGCCGGTGAGAACGAGACCGAGTACTGCCATCCAGAATACGTTGATAGCGCTGATTTCATAGCCGCCGCCCTTGGGAGGACCCAGGGGAAGTTTCTGAGCGACAAAATAAAAGGCGATAGCAGCCAGGATGCCGGCAACAGCCAAGCCTTTGTAAAGGGCGCCCATAATGTACAGGTCCTTCTCTGCCTGACTTTTGCTGAGGCGGACAAAAAATGTTCCAATGATGGACGCGATGATGGCCACACCACCGACAAAGAGTGGCAGATAAAAAGCCGGTTTGTCGATTCCGCCGTAAATAGTGCTGCCGAGTAGCATGGCCGCCACAATGGTGACCGTGTACGTTTCGTACAAGTCAGCAGCCATACCCGCACAGTCACCAACGTTGTCGCCAACGTTGTCCGCGATAACACCAGCATTGCGGGGATCGTCCTCGGGAAGATCCGCTTCGACTTTACCGACCAAGTCGGCGCCGACGTCAGCAGCCTTGGTGTAGATACCACCGCCAACACGAGCAAAAACGCTCATGAGGGAGCTTCCGAAGCCCAGACCTACCAGTGCGCTGAAGATTTTGTGAGGATCGGGATCAGACGATTTGGCAAGCATGAAAAAACCGGCAACGCCCAAGAGCGCCAGACCGGTAACCACGATTCCTGTGACCGACCCACCCCTGAATGCAACGTCCATGGCATCCGGCAGGCTTTTGCTGGCCGCCGCCGCCACACGCACGTTCGCGTTTACGGAGACTTTCATTCCGAGAAAGCCTGCGAGACCGGAGCCCACTAGACCTACTATGAATCCGATTGCCGGCATTGAGCCAAGCGTTAACAAAAGAACGATAAAAAGGATAATCGCAATGATAGCGACCACTTTATACTGGCGGGTCAGATACGCCATAGCGCCTTCTGCAACGTAGCTGGAAATCTCTTGCATTCGCGCATTGCCGGCGTCCTGCTTAAAGACCCACCCGGCTGTAAAGAGGCTGTACGCCACTCCTATTGCTCCACAAATCAGTGCGATCCAAACGATCTGATCCATCCACCTACCTCCTTAGGTAAATAATTCGACCTCTTACACATGGGGAAACACGATTGTATCCGAGAAAACTATCCACAATTCCCGGTAATGTCAAGGATAAACACGCACAAGCGCTCTTTCCATGCCTCAGTTTTCAGGGAGACGAAGAGTTGATCAGTCTATCAAACGGAAAATTTGTACACTTTTCTTTTTGCCCTTTACCTGTGCATTGAACGGTGCAGAAAGCGTACGTGATAGTGTCAGTGAATCGCGGGTATCTTTGCTTATAAGGATATCGGCGTCTAACTCTTTTGTAAGTCCTTGTATTCTCGATGCGAGGTTCACTGTATCACCGACGAGAGCATACGATATCTTGTACCGGCTGCCGACGATCCCCGCGAGGGCAGGTCCGGTATGAATTCCAATCCCGTGGTGGAGGGGGTCTTGTCCCTGCTCTAAGCGCCGCTGATTCAGAGCCGCAAGTCGGGCGCGCATTTCAAGTGCCGCAGCTACAGCCTTGTCCGCGTGGGCAGGATCGTCCAAAGGTGCTCCAAAAACCGCCTCGACCTCATCTCCCACATACTGGAGGACGATTCCCCCATGCTGCACGACTGCAGCGCTCATCTCCTCGAAATAGTTGTTTATTGAATCAAGCACCTGCTCGGGGGAGAAACGCTCCGCCATGGTGGTGAAATCCCGAAGATCGGAAAACAGAAGCGTAACCTGACGAATCTCGCCGCCTGCAAAACTCTTGCGGGAAAGGACTTCTCTACTTATTTCAGGACTCGTGAACAGATTGAACACTTCTCGTATCCGCTCGCGTTCTTTCAGCTCTCTGGCCATTTCGTTTACCCGATCGCCCATGTGGCCTATTTCATCATTGCTCATGACCTGCACGCGCGCGTCGTAGTCGCCTGCGGATATGGTTTCTGCAGCCTTCATAATTTCCCAGGCAGGAGCGGAAATATTCCGGGAGAAAAGCAAAACCAACCATAAACCGTACAAAGCTGCAAACGCGAAAAGAATCACTGAAAATACGCCAAGGTGAGGCAGCACGACATTCGGATCGGCATACCGGGCATTTGCATTTATCATCAATGCCGTCTGGAACATCGGAATGAAGCAAATTGCGAAGTACATAATGAGAAGTTTATGGCGGATGGTCAGTTTAAAGGTTTTCCTTTGATCCTTCACTTTTCCTTCCGGAAACAGCTTGGGAATCACCGCGATGCGACAAGCCTGTTCCAGCAGCACGAGAGCCAGTAACGTTATCATTACCGCATTGCTGAAATTGTAAACGATCGCAACGCCAAGATTGAAGGCGGAATCCGGGCTCCGTAGCTTGAAAAACACCGGAAACGCCACTGAGGGAACGATCCAGGCCGCGAGATTCATGAATGCTGCATAAAAAGGAATATTTACGGCACGTCGACGGGCGTTCTCCAGAGCGGTTTCTGGAAGTTCTCTTCCTTGTTTCAGTGCTTTGAGCGCAGAATTGACTGGAGCCGCCAAAACCAGCAGAACGGCTACCGCTGCCGGTACGAGAACCGCCAAAAGCGCCAGATTGGCTCCCCGGTCCAATGCGGCCATGCGATGCCATTCTTCTTGCGGGTACGCACTTCCCAGGAGCACCTGGACAAGAAAGAAGCCCGCGAGGTTACTTCCGATGTTAATGACCAACACTGTCCAGGAGAATGGAATTGCGGGAAGGAATCGATTCATGAGCAAGACTTCATACATGCACTCACTAATTGCCCACCGGAAGCAGAAGGAGGGGGACCATTCCGGCCGGCAGTTTCAGTACTGCTGCAACCTGATTGTCCTGGAATGCGCCTACACTGGCTGCTTTCAGTCCCAGGGATTCCGCCTGAAGATAGACATTCTGGTTTGCAGCGCCGGCTTCCATGAAGACATACTGCATGCCTCGACCGCCGTACTTTCCAGTCATCCGTTCAAATACCGCGGCAATGACGATTATCGCCGGAGCTCGTGCAATCCACACCTGAGACAAAGCTGCATGTGCAAGTAAGTTACGCTGGTCGCCAGGGACGATTTGCCGGAGCGTGTTGTCTGCCGGATTATAGCGATACACGCCTGCGGGCACTCCTTCCACGGTATTCTGGCCTGCAACGAGAAACGCTTCCAACGCGTTCAATCCACCTGCGGAAGGAAACACCTTGGTAGTTGCACTGGTAACAGCATCGGCAGGTAAGTTGCCGTTTGCAGACCACAGCAATTGTGACACGTTTGCGAGACTAAGCGTGGATCCGGTGAAATTACGCGATGACTTCTTGTGTAAAATAGCGGCTTCCAGGGGTTTGTTTCCCGTAAGCGCAGGCTTCGGGAGTTTTATATCTGTAGTCTGAGCTTCCGCTGTCGTCATAAAAGTCACGCATAGAATTCCGCACCAAACCATAAGCCGAGGCAAGTATCTCATGAGAACTCCTGTTCAGTTTCCAGAGCTATACCCTATAGAAGGTATAAAGTTCAACTGTTTCGCATCCGGTCACAACAGCCCTGTAAAAACGGCTTTGGCATTCCAAAAATCCTTTACAAGGTCGCAAATTGAAGTTACAAGATAAGATAGGTGAAATTCTGTGCGTTCGTAAATATTAAAACTAATTTTGTTTTTGAGAATGGTTCCCCCGATTCTTACATTACTGCTTTTTTCTTCCATGAATGGACGCGTTTGTTGCATTCCCGTGGAATATCCTCGAAAGGAGAGTCCAAGTGACAGGAATCAATTTTATGTCGGCAACATATCATTCAAAACCGAAGATGAGCAGCTCAGAGATCTTTTTGAAACGTACGGACAGGTTGATGCTGCAAAAGTGATCATCGATCGCGCAACGGGTCGATCGCGAGGTTTTGGATTTGTTGAGATGCCCGATCGTGATGCGGGTTTGAGAGCAATCGAAGATTTGGATTCAAAAGATTTCATGGGTCGAAGTCTCAGAGTGAACGAAGCGAGGCCGCGTAAGGGTCATTTCTAGGCCAAAGCAGTCTTCTCACAGACAGACACAATATTGAACCCGATAAATTACGAGCTCTCGGGGTGTCGCTCGATTCGAGCCAAAAATTCTGACGCTTGTCCCGCGCCCGAGTACAAGGTCTTGGTGGGGACTGGTGTCTCGAGACCGTCTCAAAATTCACGAATGCACAAAAATAGTGCCACGATTCATCATCCTTGTAGGGGCAGGTCTCGTGCCTGCCCTCCCGCAATGACCGGCACGGAGGCCGGTCACTACCGGGCACCCACGAGGGGCGCCCCTACAATTAGACCGTGAAGATAATGACAATTTCGTGCCACGATCTGGGGTAAATTTCGACTTCTGAGACAGTCTCTCTCTGCCGGTCCATCCTATCGATATCATTGATTAATGGAAGATGTGCCGACACGGAGGCCGGCACCCACCAATGTTCTTAAATCTTCAATCGGACGTTAATTTCGGTAATTGCCATGTACTTCAGCAAGCAAGATTGAGGAGCCTTGAAATCTAATCCATATCGTTCGGATCGAACCCCATTGCTTTGACAGCCTCGGAATCGCCGGGCCAGTTGCGATTTTTCAGATATCGCGCCAGTGCGAATCGTTCTTCTGGAGCCTTATTTTGGGCCAGGTCGCTCTTCGCAGAGATGCAAGTCGGAGTGATTTCAACTACTTCACAGGCCTTAAAGGCTGGCATTTCCTGATTTACGAGCTCGTGATCCGAGCAGTTCTCATGTTTGGCGACCAGGTCGTTCAAGGCCGCCACCTTCAAGGAGCCATCCGGAACGATACGCGATTGGCCTCGAATAATGACGCAATGATACAATTGGTGCACCTTACAGATACGACGGTCCGGATCTGTGCCTGCATCAAGATAGGCCAACGGAATATCAACCTCGAAGCAGACCTTGGGATCTCGTGCCATATTGTCCAGTTTTTCACCCTTCTTGGCGCAATGAAAATAGATCTTCTCCTGGTGATACACGAAATTTACCGGCGTAATGTAGGGATAACCGTCCGCTCCATTGGTGGCCAATCGACCTACATTCGTTGAAGCGAGAATCCGTTCGATCTGCTGATGGTCGGTTATTTCACAATGCTTTCGCCGCACCTGCCAACACCTCCTTATACCGATCGCAATCAAAGAGGAAAATTCGGGGAAACCCTTCTTGTAAGAAGTGTTTCCCCGAGCCCCATCCCAAGAACTTCTAGTATTCGTCTGAGTTGTTGTTTTTCTATAGAAAAAACAACAACTCAGACAAGTGTTAAAAGTCTTTTGGAAGGGTTTGGGGAACTTTTTTACAGAAGAAGGTTCCCCAAATCTTACTGCTTTGAAAGCGCACTGGTATTAGGAATTTTCGACTTTCGTCCAATCCTAAAGTCCCATGAATTTTGCGGCTATGGTTTTCATGATTTCGTTCGTACCTGCGAAAATTTGCATGACACGGATGTCTCTCCACGCTCGGGCTATGGCGTATTCTTCGCAATAACCATATCCGCCGTGAAGCTGTAAGCAGGTATCGGCAACTCTGGTTGCCATTTCCGTTGTCCAGTATTTGGCCATGGAGACTTCCACGACAATGTTCTTGCCTTCCATGTGATCCACAATGAGCTTGTCTACAAAGGTGCGAGCCATTTTTGTGTCTGCGGCCATTTCAACGATCTTGAATTGTGTGTTCTGA
The sequence above is a segment of the Desulfomonile tiedjei DSM 6799 genome. Coding sequences within it:
- a CDS encoding AAA family ATPase yields the protein MDWRLTSIEIQGYRPFKEAVFTLGPLVVLVGANGAGKSSLFEFLRFLRDSAYQELPAEIVAGSIGQQIFHIPGPEKFSWKAEIDTRQSVPIVYEGEVLGPVGRVHVSSLIVRSQRPVGGNLKPFVLMEVHERKGEAYEFDPVEDRYISQKIELTKANQSALSIMTNPAFTTLYNLKEYLTGWRFYSSFAIANEKIRRSVPVEQEPVLHEDAGNLSSVLHYLMLEHREQFDELQQFLRLTIPGFAGLSVKARGGPGEVMAFWQEKGIDRELSLADLADGILRLICWATICVHPHPPRLICIDEPDQGVHPRTLPILAGFFQKASERTQILLATHASYFLTQFDLEHIAVMRKNMGRAEFVRPHDSAALRANLEDFGPEELEALHRSDELEQLP
- a CDS encoding FG-GAP repeat domain-containing protein, coding for MMVIKNSSARFRVAVIAFFFIFLCSSFSSGESPRKILVLPFHVESLERDLLNFSDHVNRSVRKAMENLGSEFSLEPERSSRELLKEKSAPETEEEALSIALENHADLVVYGFLTQDESQFRLKGVMWDVSSGRAIVSTDMTVANIHALAGVLQLFIASLDKRLHGTPRLTFYQSEPPVSPDLKQLHRLPTLVALPRNTGPWRSSEIGSALLGLDVGDLDGDKKNEIVFLEESGLTIHRFENGTLRPLTQFAESPAQYISAEIEDLDGDGIAELILCYQTPAGVESAVARYLNRNFRIVTKLRHVILKSIRDDIGNTKKRILVGQRTDAADMFSGEMVLYNLQGDTVKEDGNIQLPPGTLILSYDSGELGKPGQHFRAILNQDQRLMLFDRENRLISSVSDRIFGHYRRLRILAGSTMRQIICPGRIFIADTKGEGENELLVMKSSDRGSYIQALGWNGTQLAEKWKTVENQGNISDFRIRDFKNAGNQSLVMILVKPMQFLALSGPRSVIFAFDLLR
- a CDS encoding sodium-translocating pyrophosphatase — translated: MDQIVWIALICGAIGVAYSLFTAGWVFKQDAGNARMQEISSYVAEGAMAYLTRQYKVVAIIAIILFIVLLLTLGSMPAIGFIVGLVGSGLAGFLGMKVSVNANVRVAAAASKSLPDAMDVAFRGGSVTGIVVTGLALLGVAGFFMLAKSSDPDPHKIFSALVGLGFGSSLMSVFARVGGGIYTKAADVGADLVGKVEADLPEDDPRNAGVIADNVGDNVGDCAGMAADLYETYTVTIVAAMLLGSTIYGGIDKPAFYLPLFVGGVAIIASIIGTFFVRLSKSQAEKDLYIMGALYKGLAVAGILAAIAFYFVAQKLPLGPPKGGGYEISAINVFWMAVLGLVLTGLIVVITEYFTGMYGPVKYVSKASSTGHGTNIIAGLAIGMMSTVLPVIVLAVSILIGYGMGGGFSGVQGGTGTGLYGIAITVVSMLSMTGMVVAIDSYGPITDNAGGIAEMAELSDEVRNRTDPLDAVGNTTKAVTKGYAIGSAALAALVLFAEYTRAIEELSGKAMSFDLSNPKIIVGLLIGGIIPYFFAALCMLAVGKAAGAIVDEVRRQFREIAGLKEGLPGVKAEYGKCVDLVTAAAQREMVIPSLLPVAIPLAVAFIPGLGREALGGALIGSIVVGLFLAIAMTTGGATWDNAKKYIEEGNLGGKGSEAHKAAVTGDTVGDPYKDTAGPALNPVIKVVNMVALLVVPFVM
- a CDS encoding NUDIX hydrolase is translated as MIRKNRPIWKLPDFEDRLEKILSTRQKLVLPPDNNITAAVLVPLFCKNGSRHVLLTKRSDFVEHHRGEISFPGGKLDACDITILDCALRETAEEIGVDPAHVRILGELDDFYTVATGFRVIPFVGLIPYPYEFRTSVREISGLLDVPLDVFFDPAKRSEEIWMIRDEPVEVVSYLWEGHNIWGATARILKHFTEITEEWQGVQDESND
- a CDS encoding MBL fold metallo-hydrolase codes for the protein MKVADHFYVYLWDNPRENNCNTVFIDGKVPVLIDPGHLHRVPNLKERMIADGVDPEKVKVVIVTHAHPDHFGGATAFKHAKTALSLQEEEFIEKVAAPMYARQGAEMPNYRIDFYLQDGDLILGKHEFRILLTPGHSPGGLSVYWPRYKALFPGDVVFSQSIGRVDLPGGDVKALQGSVQKLSELEVDLIVPGHGPAIQGASNVLKNFDFIKKAFFGAM
- a CDS encoding FmdE family protein, with product MTDGQLPQDFLKCVDFHGHVCPGLAIGYAAVRRVGLLSRHDSYCFIEEKVSSYESSRSFLCIFMGQSPRE
- a CDS encoding DUF4276 family protein, encoding MKVLVYVEGPSDKAAMETLLSPLLERKQREGVRISFHEAPTGDRKKSVLLKIPVKAVNILRNDPETMVVALPDLYPKNKGFPHSTPEELRSGVIDQFEKALVNKGVEDHRMLNRFKVFCFKHDMEALLLAAEDSLRQRIGPPRLMCSWIHPVENQNHDIPPKRVVEEVFSQRNQRYRDTVDAPMILAEAEYQDLMEECNQCFRPFVEFLENCRE